One window from the genome of Yarrowia lipolytica chromosome 1B, complete sequence encodes:
- a CDS encoding uncharacterized protein (Compare to YALI0B22682g, similar to uniprot|Q06708 Saccharomyces cerevisiae YLR386w VAC14 Activator of Fab1p, similar to Saccharomyces cerevisiae VAC14 (YLR386W); ancestral locus Anc_4.242) — MDKDIHKGLSDRLYDKRKAAALELERVIRKSLADEDRDRIRAILDTLCREFAYAVHHPNARNGGLIGLAAATIALGQVEVATYLDDIIHPVLACFGDQDARVRYFACESMYNIAKVAKGEILIYFNEIFDVLCRLSADSDQSVRSGAELLDRLVKDIVSEKAATYVSLINPNRSRVPDLAPNPDPTKPTIAADTLPASPLVTEGDKVPAFSLAKFIPLLQERIYVIDPSTRMFLVLWIGVLDSIPDLELVTYLPNFLAGFMLFLSDPSKEVRNASKNVLDGFLQEIKRIHDIKETLAAQRAIRKSDDKSDNSPLEEDMYIPGQDTVIDYPRIVETLLTHLTSDPDIQIAVLIWIESLLDISPMSLLQYAPKLLSVLLPTMANDDVDLKSEAERVNAKLQKLILSLDDDANIDYSAMVNALTLHFLNEQEQTREAALEWLIMLHRKAPTKTLNDGTFPALLKTLSDPSELVITKDLQLLAQISHSSDDSYFSFFMTNLVQLFSTDRRLLETRGNLIIRQLCVSLNPERIYRALAEILEKDEDKEFACIMVQNLGSNLIIAPEMAELRQRLRKAAASDTLFITLFKCWCHDAVSAFSLCLLAQAYEQAYTLLQLLAEFDITVNLLVQIDKLILLLESPVFTHLRLQLLEPDRYPYLYKCLYGLLMILPQSTAFNTLHNRLNSVSSLQASSRPSQTMQSSSRNDIKWNELMDTFKQVQLAHQKLRRESMSEKFVETTSSPVIVCDHFEGPAETSSPVENKKKGGDKKFGKLLRSVDRKRN, encoded by the exons ATGG ACAAGGATATTCATAAGGGATTATCCGACCGGCTGTACGACAAGCGAAAGGCTGCAGccctggagctggagcgcGTCATTCGAAAGAGTCTGGCCGATGAAGACCGAGACCGAATTCGAGCAATTCTCGATACCCTTTGTCGAGAGTTTGCCTACGCGGTCCACCACCCCAACGCCCGAAACGGAGGTCTGATTGGTCTCGCAGCTGCTACGATTGCTCTGGGCCAGGTCGAAGTGGCTACCTACCTCGATGACATTATTCATCCTGTTCTGGCTTGTTTTGGAGATCAGGACGCAAGAGTGCGCTACTTTGCCTGTGAATCCATGTacaacattgccaaggtGGCCAAGGGCGAGATTCTCATCTACTTCAACGAAATCTTCGACGTGCTGTGTAGACTAAGTGCCGACTCGGACCAGAGCGTGCGGTCTGGAGCAGAGTTGCTCGACCGGCTCGTCAAGGACATTGTGTCTGAAAAGGCAGCCACTTACGTGTCTCTGATCAACCCCAACCGTTCCAGAGTACCTGATCTGGCCCCCAACCCGGACCCCACAAAACCCACGATTGCTGCAGATACCCTACCTGCATCGCCTCTGGTGACTGAGGGTGACAAGGTACCCGCCTTCTCACTCGCCAAGTTCATTCCGCTGCTTCAGGAGCGAATCTACGTCATTGATCCGTCTACTAGAATGTTTCTGGTGCTTTGGATTGGTGTACTAGACTCCATTCCAGACCTTGAACTGGTCACTTACCTGCCAAACTTCCTGGCTGGCTTTATGCTTTTCCTCTCAGATCCTTCCAAGGAGGTACGAAATGCCTCCAAGAACGTCTTGGATGGGTTTCTGCAGGAAATCAAACGTATCCACGACATCAAAGAGACCCTGGCCGCCCAGAGGGCTATCCGAAAGAGCGACGATAAGTCAGACAACTCTCCCCTTGAGGAAGACATGTACATCCCCGGACAAGACACTGTCATTGACTATCCCCGAATCGTTGAGACGTTGCTGACCCACCTCACATCCGATCCCGACATCCAGATCGCCGTGCTTATCTGGATCGAATCGTTACTGGATATTTCGCCAatgtctcttcttcagTATGCACCCAAACTGCTGTCTGTTCTCTTGCCCACTATGGCCAATGATGACGTCGATCTCAAGAGTGAAGCGGAGCGAGTCAACGCAAAACTGCAGAAGCTGATTCTGTCTCTCGATGACGACGCGAACATTGATTACTCGGCAATGGTCAACGCTCTGACTCTCCATTTCCTTAATGAACAAGAACAGACCCGTGAAGCTGCTCTTGAATGGCTTATTATGCTGCACAGAAAGGCCCCCACAAAGACTCTCAATGATGGTACTTTCCCCGCCCTGCTCAAGACTCTCTCTGACCCAAGTGAGCTTGTCATCACCAAAGATTTGCAGCTGTTAGCCCAGATTTCCCATTCTTCGGACGACAGttatttttcttttttcatGACCAACCTGGTTCAGCTGTTTTCCACCGACAGACGGCTGCTAGAAACCCGAGGCAATCTCATCATCCGCCAGCTGTGTGTTTCTCTCAACCCTGAGCGCATCTACCGTGCTCTGGCTGAAATTCTAGAGAAGGATGAAGATAAGGAATTTGCCTGTATCATGGTTCAGAATCTCGGAAGCAACCTCATCATAGCTCCTGAAATGGCAGAGCTGCGACAACGACTGCGaaaagcagcagcctccgACACGCTCTTCATCACTCTGTTCAAGTGCTGGTGTCATGACGCAGTGTCTGCATTCTCTCTGTGTCTTCTCGCACAGGCTTATGAGCAAGCGTACAcacttctccagctgctggctgAGTTCGACATTACggtcaatctccttgttcAGATCGACAAGCTGattctgttgctggagtCGCCCGTATTCACTCATCTGCGTCtacagcttctggagccGGATAGATACCCTTATCTCTACAAGTGTCTGTATGGTCTGCTTATGATTCTTCCTCAGAGCACGGCCTTTAACACTCTACATAACCGGCTCAACAGTGTTTCCTCGCTGCAGGCATCGTCCCGGCCTTCTCAGACCATGCAATCGTCTTCTAGAAACGACATCAAGTGGAATGAATTGATGGACACCTTCAAACAAGTGCAGTTGGCCCACCAGAAGCTCAGACGAGAGTCCATGTCTGAGAAGTTTGTGGAGACGACTTCTTCGCCTGTTATTGTGTGTGATCACTTTGAGGGCCCTGCAGAGACTTCCTCGCCAGTagagaacaagaagaagggggGCGACAAGAAGTTTGGTAAGCTGTTGAGAAGCGTTGACAGAAAGAGAAATTGA
- a CDS encoding uncharacterized protein (Compare to YALI0B22704g, no similarity): protein MFSWLFGKKRQAEQPSSEQASRLPVAATDAAPLPTPAVSTPITTTQRMKPPIDNPILNVTTPTQSPDQSFRTPSSVPQHITSYSPRSSPRHSRPASRKSFGPRPARSYSSLGNRRRSSRLSLPPATYQHVSGDPEDPLTSWIDSVKHRARESLARNREAAEKEERELEQQRIAREKEMADRSAQINSPAFEQLGKVLGDTNNGHQQTMFMSSPRQNLTGALQRERETEATEMTVAVEGSPEPFTFSVTDNGHADEYTEDEDEIREEDMEEEMHAHLQRMRDHQVHRYEEHTQFQPPQQQPDDDDCVMIIDSDDEEEEPQQEGHGEDEEDEEEEEELEDEEEDQVNHQYLQMPQYASRDKQFEDMIRVQQESYASRPNYAKSTPSSYMGSRDDDDEEEEDFEGRYDEYDGYDDDEEMEEAEEEEEEVRVPDRVDDIDYEEERDIGETSQFDTEKDLDVVDVDGITQDYAGVEDVEAEGVPVDDDDEGFDVQEYQRDENASRFEEEVGIDWTQSIAQAAIPNISNNEVSDEEYSRPMHMYEDQVVSSEPAGVGVEVEVEVEVEESIEILSEDEEPGRVHFQPEVEYVEDVHDLEDQEEMHIDPSLGLAVEREEDEEHIYHELETKHEPALIEVNEEIQAEVEPMTETEPMDLDEEETDIKVETVPEKVPETAPSRDSPETASEETAVADVPSVTLNPATFSYSQAQTLDEVKDVWASSTPVPPTFSLNFAFGSSFSQSPVSEETSTAEVSKKRSWDESSSNVSESISSIRENLFRKRGFPADILEANTKLAEEEKVKRQKLEQERAESSMIDVDENGDEDEEKDAEAVNEGEDEEKDAEAETEDIPEAVNAAEEDVIEVDAEIEGGAEATEDVVISDDDVVEIVEENDHALETGAEAAEPEVISTLYENSDFCVMELKVETDDGEVSAYFIHEHDEDQDAEELETEHTIITEEVSYLLSSALRGIPHVEHDESLVEEAEDEEVRDVQLDEDMIVHVVDEPVEIPAEMILSTLYDSDTLCVMELTVKLGDTQVSSYLFHEHDENDDDETIASEHDMILEDVTNRVTAALRALPHSELTLLEEAEEVSVFPLEEFVVHAVEQPEEVDGDASVDVDAVVTTEVEQESEHEPEQDEPEKEEAEEQDVEEQDVEEQEDVEMDLGEEAEVDEAGDRSIFEKVGEMVENVVENVVDGIHDVADKAAQFVEVLEGADLDVSGSPEEFHDASEVMEDDEEIADGDNNDVEAEEAEIEDVHPVAIANEEEEEEEEKAAAIEVSRESAQVEAESDSEVEAEAESEEEEADVEMRGHVTIDFNTYEAGTDPEEAEEEEEEEEEDEEEEEEDEEEEEDDEEEEEESDVEEEAEVAAVPVVVDISSDDGEVAVSEEEEEEEEVVEKDDEDQEVGVEAESDTEAEDEPEAGVEIDAASEAEAESEEEVAHVETESEEEEYVEEYKEESVPEPSTPPPTRRRRTRNYTESPRRSRRLRSLEPEPIPEEYVTPKVELLADEAHLEIAESEPEEEEQEQEEKVEQEEIAEPENDDEEEEEEEEEIEPTPVLPKRRGRPPKAKSANKVTKPAPKAKAKRSAARSRKSAPSPPKRQPRRSSRRANLKLN, encoded by the coding sequence ATGTTCAGTTGGTTATTtggcaaaaaaagacaagcCGAGCAACCGAGCTCGGAGCAGGCGTCCCGATTGCCGGTCGCCGCTACCGATGCTGCTCCCTTACCTACACCAGCCGTCTCTACACCCATAACCACGACGCAGCGCATGAAACCTCCAATCGACAACCCCATTCTCAATGTCACGACACCAACACAATCACCTGACCAATCTTTCCGAACCCCAAGTTCCGTGCCCCAGCACATTACGTCTTACTCTCCCCGATCTTCTCCGCGACATTCTCGACCAGCATCGCGAAAATCATTTGGTCCACGACCTGCTAGATCGTATTCTTCTTTGGGCAACAGACGGCGGTCTTCTCGACTGTCGCTGCCTCCGGCCACGTATCAACATGTGAGCGGAGATCCCGAAGACCCTCTGACCTCTTGGATCGACTCGGTGAAGCACCGGGCGCGCGAGTCTCTGGCTCGAAACAGAGAggctgccgagaaggaagagCGAGAGTTGGAACAACAGCGAATTGCGCGGGAGAAGGAAATGGCCGACAGATCGGCTCAGATTAATTCCCCGGCgtttgagcagctgggaAAGGTGCTGGGTGATACAAATAATGGCCACCAGCAGACAATGTTCATGAGTTCTCCTCGTCAGAACCTCACTGGTGCATtgcagagagagagggagacCGAAGCCACTGAAATGACTGTGGCTGTCGAAGGGTCCCCTGAGCCTTTCACGTTCTCAGTCACCGACAATGGACATGCTGACGAGTACACagaggatgaggatgagaTTAGGGAAGAGGATATGGAAGAGGAGATGCATGCACACTTGCAGCGCATGCGGGATCATCAAGTGCATCGTTACGAGGAACATACACAGTTTCAACCccctcagcagcaaccaGATGACGATGATTGTGTCATGATCATTGattctgatgatgaagaggaagaaccTCAGCAGGAGGGGCATGGggaggacgaagaggacgaagaggaagaagaggaactggaggatgaggaggaagatcAGGTCAATCACCAGTACCTGCAAATGCCTCAGTATGCTTCTCGCGACAAACAGTTTGAAGATATGATCAGGGTTCAGCAGGAGTCCTATGCCAGTCGACCAAATTACGCTAAATCTACTCCCAGTTCGTACATGGGTTCTcgagatgatgacgacgaagaggaggaggatttCGAGGGCCGATACGACGAGTACGATGGGtatgacgacgatgaggagatggaggaggctgaggaggaggaggaggaagtgaGGGTGCCTGACAGGGTGGATGATATTGactacgaggaggagagggaTATCGGTGAGACGAGCCAATTTGACACCGAAAAGGACCTTGACGTGGTTGATGTCGACGGAATCACACAGGACTACGCTGGTGTGGAGGATGTGGAAGCTGAGGGCGTTCCTgtggacgacgatgacgaaGGGTTCGATGTGCAGGAGTACCAGCGGGATGAGAATGCTAGCCGATTcgaagaggaggttggTATTGACTGGACTCAGAGTATTGCCCAGGCAGCCATCcccaacatctccaacaatgAAGTCTCTGATGAAGAGTATTCTCGTCCCATGCACATGTACGAAGACCAAGTGGTTTCCAGTGAGCCTGCTGGcgttggagttgaggttgaggttgaggttgaagtTGAAGAGAGCATTGAGATCCTGAgcgaggacgaggagccAGGACGTGTTCATTTTCAGCCAGAAGTCGAGTACGTGGAGGATGTGCATGATCTGGAGGATCAGGAGGAGATGCATATTGATCCTTCTCTTGGACTTGCGGTCGAGAGggaggaagacgaagagCACATCTATCACGAGCTGGAGACGAAGCACGAGCCTGCGCTAATTGAGGTGAATGAGGAGATTCAAGCTGAAGTCGAGCCCATGACCGAGACTGAACCCATGGATcttgatgaggaggagacagaCATCAAGGTTGAGACAGTTCCTGAGAAAGTTCCTGAGACAGCTCCTTCCAGGGATTCCCCTGAGACAGCCTCCGAAGAGACGGCAGTTGCTGATGTTCCCTCTGTTACTCTGAACCCCGCCACGTTTTCATACTCCCAGGCTCAAACCCTTGACGAGGTGAAGGATGTGTGGGCTTCTAGTACCCCTGTCCCTCCCACTTTCTCCCTCAACTTTGCCTTCggctcttctttctctcAGTCTCCTGTTTCTGAGGAGACATCTACTGCAGAGGTTTCCAAGAAGCGGTCTTGGGATGAGTCATCTAGCAACGTCTCAGAGAGCATTTCTTCGATCCGAGAGAACTTGTTCCGCAAGCGAGGGTTCCCGGCTGACATTCTTGAGGCCAACACCAAGTTAGCTGAGGAAGAAAAGGTGAAGCGTCAGAAGCTGGAACAGGAGCGTGCTGAGAGTTCGATGATTGATGTGGATGAGAATGgggatgaggatgaggagaaggacgcGGAGGCTGTGAATGAGggtgaggatgaggagaaggacgccGAGGCTGAGACTGAAGATATTCCTGAGGCGGTTAATGCTGCCGAAGAGGATGTCATTGAGGTCGATGCTGAGATTGAGGGCGGTGCTGAAGCCACTGAAGACGTTGTTATTTCcgatgatgatgttgtAGAGATCGTGGAAGAGAATGACCATGCTCTTGAGACCGGGGCTGAAGCCGCTGAGCCTGAGGTCATCTCCACCCTATACGAGAATTCTGACTTCTGTGTTATGGAGCTCAAGGTAGAGACAGACGATGGCGAGGTCTCTGCCTATTTCATCCATGAACACGACGAGGACCAGGATgccgaggagctcgagacTGAACACACCATTATTACCGAGGAGGTGTCGTACCTGCTGTCTTCTGCTCTCCGTGGCATTCCTCATGTCGAGCATGATGAGTCTCTTGTTGAAGAGGCggaagatgaagaggtTCGAGATGTTCAGCTCGACGAGGACATGATTGTGCACGTTGTTGACGAGCCCGTTGAGATTCCTGCTGAGATGATCCTTTCTACCCTATATGACAGCGATACCCTCTGTGTCATGGAGTTGACCGTCAAGCTTGGAGATACTCAGGTGTCTTCTTACCTTTTCCACGAGCATGACGaaaacgacgacgacgagacTATTGCTTCAGAACACGATATGATTCTCGAGGATGTTACCAATCGAGTGACAGCTGCTCTTCGGGCCCTTCCCCATTCCGAGCTGACCCTTCTGGAGGAAGCCGAGGAGGTGAGCGTCTTCCCCCTAGAAGAGTTTGTTGTTCACGCTGTCGAGCAGCCTGAAGAGGTTGACGGTGATGCCtctgttgatgttgacgCTGTGGTCACAACTGAGGTTGAACAGGAGTCTGAACATGAGCCTGAACAAGATGAGcctgagaaggaggaggctgaggagcaggacgtggaggagcaggacgtggaggagcaggaggacgTTGAGATGGACCTCGGCGAGGAGGCCGAAGTGGACGAGGCCGGCGACCGATCTATTTTCGAGAAGGTTGGCGAAATGGTCGAAAACGTCGTGGAGAACGTTGTTGATGGTATCCATGATGTTGCTGACAAGGCTGCTCAGTttgttgaggttcttgaggGTGCTGATTTAGATGTTTCTGGATCCCCTGAGGAGTTTCACGACGCTTccgaggtgatggaggatgatgaggaaATTGCTGATGGCGATAACAACGATGTGGAGGCCGAAGAAGCCGAGATCGAAGATGTTCATCCTGTTGCAATTGCCaatgaggaggaggaggaggaggaggagaaggcggCTGCAATTGAAGTTTCTCGGGAAAGTGCCCAAGTCGAAGCCGAGTCTGATTCTGAAGTTGAAGCCGAGGCTGAatctgaggaggaagaggctgATGTGGAAATGCGTGGACACGTCACAATCGACTTCAATACCTACGAAGCTGGCACCGATcctgaggaggctgaggaggaggaagaagaagaagaagaagacgaagaagaagaagaagaagacgaagaagaagaagaagacgatgaagaggaggaggaggagagtgaTGTCGAAGAGGAAGCAGAGGTCGCAGCTGTCCCAGTCGTTGTTGACATCAGCAGTGACGATGGTGAGGTGGCTGTttctgaggaggaggaggaggaggaggaggtggtggagaaggacgatGAAGACCAGGAAGTTGGAGTCGAGGCCGAATCTGATACCGAGGCCGAGGATGAGCCTGAGGCTGGAGTCGAGATCGATGCCGCATCTGAGGCTGAAGCTGAATCTGAGGAAGAAGTTGCCCATGTGGAGACCGAGAGCGAAGAAGAGGAATATGTGGAGGAGTACAAGGAAGAATCTGTCCCCGAGCCTtctactcctcctcctacACGTCGTCGGCGAACTCGAAACTACACGGAGTCTCCCAGACGGTCTAGACGACTCAGGTCACTCGAACCCGAGCCCATCCCCGAGGAGTACGTCACCCCCAAAGTCGAGCTTCTAGCCGATGAAGCTCACCTGGAGATTGCCGAGTCtgagcccgaggaggaagagcaggagcaggaggagaaggtggagcaggaggagattgctgAGCCTgagaacgacgacgaggaagaagaggaagaggaagaggaaaTCGAACCAACTCCTGTGCTTCCCAAACGACGTGGCCGACCACCAAAGGCAAAGTCTGCCAATAAGGTGACTAAGCCGGCtcccaaggccaaggccaagagATCAGCGGCTCGTAGCCGCAAGTCTGCTCCCAGTCCTCCTAAAAGACAACCTCGACGATCTTCCCGACGTGCTAACCTCAAACTAAATTAA
- a CDS encoding uncharacterized protein (Compare to YALI0B22726g, similar to Saccharomyces cerevisiae TRS130 (YMR218C); ancestral locus Anc_8.735, weakly similar to uniprot|Q03660 Saccharomyces cerevisiae YMR218c TRS130 TRAPP subunit of 130 kDa involved in targeting and fusion of ER): protein MVAEKKTRITYFDPFGVFTGNLEEGLRKRLPLQNLHWSALSGDKPLRSIPRLDVELVEDVAQHGEAEASKPRLHQMQGLSNEPYFAIMFVRCDDTETYKSSVRKVIRDWFNRSVSHRREPIEWMIVNWKSNKSRPKSSVFDKIKSDFNTDNKKDRCIQVREDASAEDLIDFWGDLISRLKEGVLDTFSMRVDSYEKEIAKLEAQKNVVGWNYGAFFVAKEGLGVSFENVALYDDALQVYDELEASYQEMSANKNVTFVSKIGFEKVDVGILEPQHETDIKLEILANEVSLFDFRCYLFGRQVTQLLLQSRSATTPSISALFMSQVLSRVLSFQREIRTLLYSNKKDPLMVADWAYHVSNEFLEVSDTIETEGREISEARGELLFACREMLLALAENRGWYLVTAMREVSLNDEPKSEYKPTELVAALLSNEEEFLESYRELTVQIAEEYRHAGRERSIKAFTCDLALLDFQQGRYEQAVTQLKTLPSLFSTQGWDAMAVSVFKYYTKCLQALGRKEELLNAVLLLVSQRELITSRELDEYFKIALSLRSEQLEFDLTGTFVVDLASGVTHSKEENDDSVLLEVAINSPLPKAVKVSQVCVTYSYDQDGAADNKVIKFESLATTIAPGVNKLQLETNQFTEYPLYPRELVISIDKLSLTIDIVSSAPLYMSSGPGNMNARISVPRELHLNRKCVALTVSNSSTVNEGLITVSCVDLQSKLYVRDATLTIDGKPVDDMDDGEILSADEIVFENLEKGQVLEVLIPYENHGPAIMEFGISIKYRTSEGEYLYDTTDSVDVRLPISVSVQDVFRTSFLYSRFSVTSTDASPIRTLGVTLSESDGEDLYAISTPSMSSDVVFTNQAASFTFRIEPRDWSRFIAAGAKKPLTLRIEFRRVADELVEFIWAKITAKLAAAGLEDCIVSLRVIKSLIEADVTSYALRLPTMSEPIVLPEWTEALQAVSKDNHEKVKEVVNEALAESTSCSDECLLPSQFLCISVPVPQVQIVLSSKLTEDKPTTKPQRVGEAIDYTLNINSKLWDSNLAPDTRFFYEILPLPDTWTVYGRRKGHFVPADNVVENLQLVPLKTGRIALPEVVIRPADSETPISMEVDNRIGVKYVVVAPELGRLTFSF, encoded by the coding sequence ATGGTAGCGGAGAAAAAGACACGGATCACCTACTTTGATCCGTTTGGTGTTTTCACGGGGAACCTCGAGGAGGGCCTGCGCAAACGGCTACCGCTCCAGAACCTCCATTGGAGCGCTCTCTCGGGCGACAAGCCTCTCAGATCGATCCCTAGGCTGGAtgtggagctggtggaggatgTGGCACAGCATGGGGAGGCCGAGGCATCCAAGCCGCGGCTGCATCAGATGCAAGGTCTCTCGAATGAGCCCTACTTTGCCATCATGTTTGTGCGGTGTGATGACACCGAGACTTACAAGTCCAGTGTTCGGAAGGTGATTCGAGATTGGTTCAACAGAAGCGTCAGCCACCGCAGGGAGCCGATAGAATGGATGATTGTCAACTGGAAAAGCAACAAGTCGCGACCAAAGAGCTCGGTAttcgacaagatcaagtcCGACTTCAACACTGATAACAAGAAGGATAGATGCATTCAGGTCAGAGAGGACGCCAGTGCGGAGGATCTCATTGATTTTTGGGGCGACTTGATATCACGACTCAAGGAGGGAGTGCTGGATACTTTTTCCATGCGCGTGGACTCGTACGAAAAGGAAATTGCCAAGTTggaggcccagaagaatgTGGTGGGATGGAACTATGGAGCCTTCTTTGTCGCCAAGGAGGGACTCGGTGTGTCGTTTGAAAATGTGGCACTGTATGATGACGCTCTGCAAGTCTATGATGAGCTGGAGGCCTCGTATCAGGAAATGTCGGCCAACAAAAACGTCACATTTGTCTCTAAGATTGGTTTCGAAAAGGTGGATGTCGGTATTTTGGAACCCCAGCATGAGACTGACATCAAGCTCGAGATTCTGGCCAACGAGGTGTCACTGTTCGATTTCAGATGCTACCTGTTTGGTCGGCAGGTAAcccagctgcttctgcagTCTCGATCTGCTACTACTCCCTCTATTTCTGCATTGTTTATGAGTCAGGTTCTGTCTCGTGTGCTGTCATTCCAACGGGAGATCCGAACTCTGCTTTAtagcaacaagaaggatcCTCTGATGGTGGCTGACTGGGCATACCATGTGTCCAACGAGTTCCTTGAAGTGTCTGATACCATTGAGACTGAGGGACGAGAGATCAGCGAGGCCCGTGGAGAGCTGCTGTTTGCATGCAGAGAAATGCTACTGGCCCTGGCCGAAAACAGAGGCTGGTACCTGGTTACGGCCATGCGAGAAGTGTCTCTTAATGACGAACCCAAGAGCGAATATAAACCCACCGAACTCGTGGCTGCTCTGCTTTCCAATGAAGAGGAGTTTCTGGAGTCTTACCGAGAACTCACCGTCCAGATTGCGGAGGAATACCGACATGCTGGCCGAGAAAGATCCATAAAGGCTTTCACGTGTGATTTGGCCCTTTTGGACTTCCAGCAGGGTCGTTATGAGCAGGCTGTGACGCAGCTGAAGACTCTACCTTCTCTGTTTTCTACCCAGGGATGGGATGCTATGGCAGTGTCTGTCTTCAAATATTACACAAAGTGTCTGCAGGCTCTTGGACGAAAGGAAGAACTTCTAAATGctgttctgctgctggtctcCCAGCGAGAGCTCATCACATCCCGCGAACTCGATGAGTACTTCAAAATTGCTCTTTCTCTACGAAgtgagcagctcgagttTGACCTCACTGGCACTTTTGTAGTTGATCTGGCTAGTGGAGTGACGCAttccaaggaggagaatgACGACTCTGTGCTTCTCGAGGTCGCAATTAACTCCCCCTTGCCTAAAGCAGTGAAGGTTAGCCAGGTCTGTGTCACGTACTCATACGACCAAGACGGAGCAGCAGATAACAAGGTGATCAAATTCGAGAGTCTGGCGACCACCATTGCCCCAGGTGTGAACAAGCTGCAGCTCGAGACTAACCAGTTCACAGAGTATCCGTTGTACCCTCGAGAGCTTGTTATTTCCATCGATAAGCTGTCGCTGACTATCGACATCGTTTCTTCAGCTCCCTTGTACATGTCTTCTGGCCCCGGTAACATGAATGCTCGTATTTCTGTGCCTAGAGAGCTTCACTTGAACAGAAAGTGTGTCGCACTCACTGTCTCAAACTCTTCCACGGTCAATGAAGGTCTCATTACTGTCTCTTGTGTCGACCTCCAGAGCAAGCTGTATGTCAGGGACGCAACACTAACCATTGATGGTAAGCCCGTGGACGATATGGACGACGGAGAAATTCTGTCTGCTGACGAAATCGTGTTTGAGAATCTCGAGAAGGGCCAGGTCTTGGAAGTCCTCATTCCCTACGAGAATCATGGCCCAGCTATTATGGAGTTTGGAATATCCATCAAGTACAGAACTTCAGAGGGCGAGTATCTCTACGACACTACCGATTCTGTCGATGTGCGATTACCCATCTCCGTGTCTGTTCAGGACGTATTCCGAACCTCCTTCCTCTACTCCCGGTTTTCTGTCACATCTACAGACGCCTCTCCCATTCGAACTCTGGGTGTCACCCTGTCGGAAtctgatggagaagatctTTATGCCATCTCTACTCCCTCAATGTCTTCCGACGTCGTCTTCACTAACCAGGCTGCGTCTTTCACCTTCAGAATCGAGCCGCGAGACTGGTCCAGGTTcattgctgctggtgctaAGAAGCCTTTGACTCTCCGAATCGAGTTTCGGCGTGTCGCAGACGAACTGGTGGAGTTTATCTGGGCCAAAATCACAGCAAAgcttgctgctgcaggtCTGGAAGACTGCATTGTCTCTCTGCGTGTCATTAAGTCTCTCATAGAGGCTGATGTCACTTCCTATGCTCTGCGACTGCCTACCATGTCTGAGCCTATTGTTCTTCCTGAATGGACAGAGGCACTGCAGGCAGTCTCCAAGGATAATCATGAGAAGGTAAAGGAAGTTGTCAACGAGGCTTTGGCTGAGTCTACCTCGTGCTCCGATGAGTGTCTGCTGCCTAGTCAGTTTTTGTGCATCTCTGTGCCTGTGCCTCAGGTCCAGATTGTTCTTTCATCCAAGCTGACCGAGGACAAGCCTACTACAAAGCCCCAGAGAGTCGGTGAAGCCATCGACTACACTCTGAATATCAACTCAAAGCTGTGGGATTCTAACCTAGCCCCTGATACACGGTTCTTCTATGAAATTCTGCCCCTGCCTGATACTTGGACAGTTTACGGAAGACGGAAGGGCCACTTTGTGCCAGCCGACAATGTGGTGGAGAATCTGCAGCTGGTCCCACTCAAGACAGGCCGAATCGCACTGCCTGAGGTGGTTATTCGGCCTGCTGACTCTGAGACCCCCATTTCTATGGAGGTGGACAACCGAATCGGCGTGAAGTACGTGGTTGTTGCTCCTGAACTGGGCCGACTGACATTCTCGTTCTGA